In Halalkalicoccus sp. NIPERK01, one genomic interval encodes:
- a CDS encoding phage tail tape measure protein → AYRFGNVLVALGNNFATTESEITEFTLRMAASGRQAGLTTADVAAYGAALSSVGVEAEAGGTAMSKVFTDVADAVRSGQGSL, encoded by the coding sequence AAGCCTACCGCTTCGGTAATGTTCTCGTAGCGCTCGGTAACAATTTTGCTACCACTGAATCCGAAATCACCGAGTTCACTTTGCGTATGGCAGCATCGGGCCGGCAAGCTGGGTTAACCACTGCTGATGTCGCCGCATACGGTGCTGCCTTGTCCTCTGTCGGTGTGGAGGCTGAAGCTGGCGGCACCGCCATGAGCAAAGTCTTCACCGATGTGGCTGACGCTGTGCGCTCCGGCCAAGGCTCTCT